A stretch of Endozoicomonas sp. SCSIO W0465 DNA encodes these proteins:
- a CDS encoding polymer-forming cytoskeletal protein, whose amino-acid sequence MDKQGSTTLISSETIIDGDIHFCGTVHIEGRVKGNVSADQGLLTIAHNGSVEGNVRVQRVVVDGHVRGNVYAEEHLELASRAVITGNVFYNVIEMTKGAQVNGNLEHHANGVPVGPQPLLERSDDKVPAGEVIDVVES is encoded by the coding sequence GTGGATAAACAGGGCAGTACGACTCTTATATCGTCAGAAACCATCATTGACGGTGATATTCACTTTTGCGGTACCGTTCATATCGAAGGGCGTGTTAAAGGTAATGTTTCAGCAGACCAGGGCCTGTTGACCATTGCTCACAACGGTAGTGTGGAAGGTAATGTTCGTGTCCAGAGAGTGGTGGTTGATGGACATGTTCGTGGTAATGTTTATGCCGAAGAACATCTGGAGCTTGCTTCCAGGGCAGTGATTACCGGTAATGTGTTTTACAACGTCATAGAGATGACGAAAGGGGCCCAGGTGAATGGTAATCTTGAGCATCACGCAAACGGTGTGCCTGTTGGACCGCAACCTCTGCTGGAGCGTTCAGACGACAAAGTGCCCGCAGGTGAAGTGATTGACGTTGTGGAAAGTTGA
- the erpA gene encoding iron-sulfur cluster insertion protein ErpA, translated as MSVVETVIPEPISVTEAAARRVSELLADETEENQRLRVYVTGGGCSGFQYGFTFDSSLADDDTLIIKDDASVVVDSLSYQYLVGAEIDYEEGLEGSRFLVKNPNAKSTCGCGSSFSI; from the coding sequence ATGAGCGTAGTAGAAACAGTGATACCGGAGCCAATCAGTGTTACGGAAGCTGCTGCCCGCAGGGTAAGTGAATTGCTGGCAGATGAGACCGAAGAGAATCAAAGGCTCCGGGTATATGTTACCGGTGGAGGTTGTTCCGGTTTTCAGTATGGCTTTACGTTTGACAGCAGTCTTGCTGATGATGACACCCTGATTATCAAAGATGACGCATCCGTTGTGGTTGATTCCCTGAGTTACCAGTATCTGGTGGGCGCAGAGATTGACTATGAAGAGGGACTGGAAGGTTCCCGTTTTCTGGTAAAAAACCCGAATGCCAAGTCTACCTGTGGCTGTGGGTCATCGTTCTCGATATGA